In Leishmania donovani BPK282A1 complete genome, chromosome 28, one DNA window encodes the following:
- a CDS encoding phosphoadenosine phosphosulfate reductase-like protein, protein MSPQLMDRVNASEYLIRDIFKRYAPSEIGVAFNGGKDSVVMFELLRSAVTAPVLAQCCIFVVEHNDEFDELRKFRAWYMQEVARGLPLVHQGASQDMRLSLWTLTEKHPLKVVFMGTRKTDPHGRYQKEAVEKTTPGWPDFLRACPLFHWSVNDVWAYTRLMCIPQCSLYESGYSSVGRSADTNRNPLLRRDDGSYRPAWELTCDNAEREGRQTE, encoded by the coding sequence ATGTCACCACAGCTGATGGATCGCGTCAACGCCTCCGAGTACCTCATTCGAGACATCTTCAAGCGCTACGCGCCTTCCGAGATCGGAGTTGCGTTCAACGGCGGAAAGGACAGCGTGGTGATGTTCGAGTTGCTTCGTAGCGCTGTGACAgcaccggtgctggcgcagtGCTGCATCTTTGTGGTTGAACACAATGATGAGTTTGACGAGCTGCGCAAGTTTCGCGCGTGGTACATGCAGGAGGTTGCGCGAGGTCTGCCACTAGTGCACCAGGGTGCGTCGCAGGACATGCGACTCAGCCTATGGACGCTCACGGAGAAACACCCGCTCAAGGTGGTCTTCATGGGCACGCGCAAGACGGACCCGCACGGCCGGTATCAGAAGGAGGCAGTGGAGAAAACGACGCCAGGCTGGCCAGACTTCTTGCGCGCATGCCCCCTCTTTCACTGGTCCGTGAACGATGTGTGGGCGTACACCAGGCTCATGTGCATCCCGCAGTGCAGCCTGTACGAGAGCGGCTACTCATCAGTGGGCCGAAGTGCAGATACAAACCGCAACCCGCTCTTGAGGCGGGATGACGGGAGCTACCGGCCAGCTTGGGAACTGACGTGCGACAACGCAGAAAGGGAAGGGCGCCAAACGGAAtga